Proteins from a single region of Streptomyces spectabilis:
- a CDS encoding SCO family protein: MRKLSNQTTTSGPKTTKRRALAGAALLAAAGLTLTACGGDDGDKKDKPIADVSVEAESKQAATVLDKPFKKPDLVLTDTHGKKYDLRERTKGKPVLLYYGYTNCPDVCPLTMSNIAVAKKDMLRKKAVTKAELDQLQVVFVTTDPERDTSKELGKWLKAQDPEFIGLTGDFPTIQASARTVGISIEPSKKLKNDKIESMHGTQVIAFSPKTDAGYVVYNGQDTRAEEYAQDLPKIIKGQNP, from the coding sequence ATGCGCAAGTTGAGCAACCAGACCACCACGTCGGGCCCGAAGACCACGAAGAGGCGCGCGCTGGCCGGCGCCGCCCTGCTCGCCGCCGCGGGGCTCACGCTGACCGCCTGCGGCGGTGACGACGGCGACAAGAAGGACAAGCCGATCGCCGACGTCTCCGTGGAGGCGGAGTCGAAGCAGGCCGCGACCGTCCTCGACAAGCCGTTCAAGAAGCCGGACCTGGTCCTCACCGACACCCACGGCAAGAAGTACGACCTGCGCGAGCGGACCAAGGGCAAGCCGGTGCTGCTGTACTACGGCTACACCAACTGCCCGGACGTCTGCCCGCTGACGATGAGCAACATCGCCGTCGCCAAGAAGGACATGCTGCGCAAGAAGGCCGTCACCAAGGCGGAGCTCGACCAGCTCCAGGTCGTCTTCGTGACCACCGACCCCGAGCGCGACACCTCCAAGGAACTCGGCAAGTGGCTGAAGGCCCAGGACCCCGAGTTCATCGGCCTGACCGGTGACTTCCCGACCATCCAGGCCAGCGCCCGGACGGTCGGCATCAGCATCGAGCCGTCCAAGAAGCTCAAGAACGACAAGATCGAGTCGATGCACGGCACCCAGGTCATCGCGTTCTCCCCGAAGACCGACGCCGGATACGTCGTCTACAACGGCCAGGACACCCGCGCCGAGGAGTACGCGCAGGACCTCCCCAAGATCATCAAGGGACAGAACCCGTGA
- a CDS encoding ATP-binding protein, producing MSIWWSLHLRREAASVPLARRLLIGTMETAGVDPDVSYDLSLALTEACANAVEHGGATGATAGAYRVTAYLDGEKCRIEVADSGPGLPPGRVFMSAANTPATRVKGRRGTGRGRRTRRRAGAGTAQTQRKARTQGPPAAPAPPSESAESGRGLCLIRELADDVHFGNRPGRGGGAVISFDKILKWREDAPLAAV from the coding sequence ATGAGCATCTGGTGGTCCCTCCATTTGCGGCGCGAAGCCGCGAGCGTCCCGCTCGCGCGGCGTCTGCTCATCGGCACGATGGAGACGGCCGGGGTGGACCCGGACGTCTCGTACGACCTGTCGCTCGCGCTGACCGAGGCCTGTGCGAACGCGGTGGAGCACGGCGGTGCGACGGGCGCCACGGCGGGTGCCTACCGCGTCACCGCCTATCTCGACGGCGAGAAGTGCCGCATCGAGGTCGCCGACTCCGGCCCCGGCCTGCCGCCGGGCCGGGTCTTCATGAGTGCCGCGAACACGCCCGCCACGAGGGTGAAGGGCAGGCGCGGCACCGGGCGCGGCCGCCGCACGCGCCGCCGTGCGGGCGCGGGGACCGCCCAGACCCAGCGCAAGGCCCGGACGCAGGGCCCGCCCGCCGCGCCCGCGCCGCCTTCCGAGTCCGCCGAGAGCGGCCGCGGTCTGTGTCTCATCCGGGAGCTGGCCGACGACGTGCACTTCGGCAACAGGCCGGGCCGCGGCGGCGGCGCGGTGATCAGCTTCGACAAGATCCTCAAGTGGCGTGAGGACGCCCCGCTCGCGGCCGTGTGA
- a CDS encoding YcnI family protein, whose product MTTQKSPKSAALTRASVVGGVAASAVLLLSVPAFAHVSVSPEGQAAKGGYATVNFKVPNERDDASTTKLEVTFPTDHPLASVMPQPVPGWKAKVTKTKLQKPIEIHGEKINEAVSKVTWTADGKGVEPGYFQKFPLSIGQLPENADQLVFKALQTYDNKEVVRWIEPQKGDEEPEYPAPTLQLTAASDDHHGASAAKDDKSGAKSGDAKQETASDGDSSDTTARTLGIVGIVVGVAGVAFGVVAQRRRATS is encoded by the coding sequence ATGACGACCCAGAAGTCCCCGAAGTCCGCCGCCCTCACCCGCGCCTCCGTCGTGGGCGGCGTCGCCGCCTCCGCCGTCCTGCTGCTCTCCGTGCCCGCCTTCGCGCACGTCAGCGTCAGCCCCGAGGGGCAGGCGGCCAAGGGCGGCTACGCGACCGTCAACTTCAAGGTCCCGAACGAGCGCGACGACGCCTCGACGACCAAGCTCGAAGTCACCTTCCCCACCGACCACCCGCTCGCGTCCGTGATGCCGCAGCCCGTGCCCGGCTGGAAGGCGAAGGTCACCAAGACCAAGCTCCAGAAGCCGATCGAGATCCACGGCGAGAAGATCAACGAGGCCGTCTCCAAGGTCACCTGGACCGCCGACGGCAAGGGCGTCGAGCCCGGTTACTTCCAGAAGTTCCCGCTGTCCATCGGCCAGCTCCCCGAGAACGCCGACCAGCTGGTCTTCAAGGCCCTGCAGACGTACGACAACAAGGAAGTCGTCCGCTGGATCGAGCCGCAGAAGGGCGACGAGGAGCCGGAGTACCCGGCGCCGACGCTCCAGCTGACCGCCGCGTCCGACGACCACCACGGCGCCTCCGCCGCCAAGGACGACAAGTCCGGCGCCAAGTCGGGTGACGCCAAGCAGGAGACCGCTTCGGACGGCGACAGCAGCGACACCACCGCCCGCACCCTCGGCATCGTCGGCATCGTCGTCGGCGTCGCGGGCGTGGCCTTCGGCGTCGTCGCCCAGCGCCGCCGCGCCACCAGCTGA
- a CDS encoding winged helix-turn-helix transcriptional regulator, with translation MSAGHTDVTTLKTLVGEPVIACETPQEECGVRDVLDRLGDKWSVYVVVELAGGVLRFKELQRRIHGGISQRMLTLTVRRLERDGLVKRTVHPTIPPQVEYELTEMGHSLTHLIKSLADWSIAHRPAIAAARQAYDGAQDGAQGATDSR, from the coding sequence ATGTCAGCGGGGCACACGGATGTAACCACCCTCAAGACGCTCGTCGGCGAGCCCGTGATCGCGTGCGAGACGCCGCAGGAGGAGTGCGGGGTCAGGGACGTCCTGGACCGGCTCGGCGACAAGTGGTCGGTGTACGTCGTGGTCGAACTGGCGGGCGGCGTACTGCGGTTCAAGGAGCTCCAGCGCCGCATCCACGGCGGCATCTCGCAGCGCATGCTCACGCTGACGGTGCGCCGCCTGGAGCGGGACGGCCTGGTGAAGCGGACGGTGCACCCGACGATCCCGCCCCAGGTCGAGTACGAGCTGACGGAGATGGGCCACAGCCTGACCCACCTCATCAAGTCGCTCGCCGACTGGTCGATAGCCCACCGCCCGGCGATAGCGGCGGCACGGCAGGCGTACGACGGGGCACAGGACGGGGCACAGGGAGCCACCGACTCCCGTTAG
- a CDS encoding NAD(P)H-binding protein produces the protein MLLITGATGALGRLITAKLADHADHAGRTDAPFVVGTRDPAPGQRRVDFDDPESLDFTGVDTLLVISAGAAEDDVVIARHEAVITAAEKAGVGHLVYTSLSGDGDHLTYALAHRWTERRLRRSTLAWTVLRNGLYAEFLAAVAAPGPDGTIAAPLGDGRLAAVAREDLAEVAVRVATAPAAHAGRTYELVGEEPLGGADLAAATGGSYEPGGLEATRAAITGAGQALPFQVPMLLSTYSSIAGGFLDGTSIADNALRTLLGRAPRSALDAYVTAVRG, from the coding sequence ATGCTGCTCATCACCGGCGCCACCGGCGCACTCGGCCGGCTCATCACCGCGAAGCTCGCGGACCACGCAGACCACGCTGGCCGCACCGACGCGCCGTTCGTCGTCGGCACCCGCGATCCCGCGCCCGGTCAGCGCCGCGTCGACTTCGACGACCCGGAGTCCCTGGACTTCACCGGCGTGGACACGCTCCTCGTGATCTCCGCGGGCGCCGCCGAGGACGACGTCGTCATCGCCCGGCACGAGGCCGTGATCACCGCCGCCGAGAAGGCCGGCGTCGGCCACCTCGTCTACACCAGCCTGAGCGGCGACGGCGACCACCTGACGTACGCGCTCGCCCACCGCTGGACCGAGCGCAGGCTGCGCCGCTCCACCCTCGCCTGGACGGTGCTGCGCAACGGCCTGTACGCGGAGTTCCTCGCCGCCGTCGCCGCGCCCGGCCCGGACGGGACGATAGCCGCGCCGCTCGGCGACGGACGGCTCGCCGCGGTCGCCCGCGAGGACCTGGCCGAGGTCGCCGTCCGCGTGGCCACGGCCCCCGCCGCCCACGCCGGGCGCACGTACGAGCTGGTCGGTGAGGAGCCGCTCGGCGGCGCCGACCTGGCCGCGGCGACCGGCGGTTCGTACGAGCCCGGCGGTCTGGAGGCGACCCGCGCCGCGATCACGGGGGCCGGTCAGGCCCTGCCCTTCCAGGTGCCGATGCTCCTCAGCACGTACTCGTCGATAGCGGGCGGCTTCCTCGACGGCACCTCCATAGCGGACAACGCCCTGCGCACGCTCCTCGGCCGCGCCCCCCGCTCCGCGCTCGACGCGTATGTGACGGCGGTCCGGGGCTGA